One Triticum dicoccoides isolate Atlit2015 ecotype Zavitan chromosome 5B, WEW_v2.0, whole genome shotgun sequence genomic window carries:
- the LOC119307163 gene encoding protein YABBY 6-like, translating to MSSSGQITPAEEVCYVHCNFCNTVLAVSVPGNSMLNIVTVRCGHCTNLLSVSLRGQMHSPVPPAAQVQESSLSKPNGSNGFIRDHGSVYNSPEFGSSSSSSSSKFRMPTMMFSPQNDLLQEQTLHARPPEKRQRVPSAYNRFIKEEIRRIKANNPDISHREAFSTAAKNWAHYPNIHFGLNPERDGGKRLAVDDAAPAAKKIQGFCS from the exons ATGTCGTCGTCGGGCCAGATCACACCGGCAGAAGAAGTCTGCTACGTGCACTGCAACTTCTGCAACACCGTACTCGCG GTGAGTGTCCCTGGGAACAGCATGCTCAACATCGTGACAGTCCGGTGCGGGCACTGCACAAACCTGCTTTCGGTGAGCCTGAGAGGGCAGATGCACTCACCAGTCCCTCCTGCGGCACAGGTCCAG GAGAGCAGCCTGAGCAAGCCCAATGGCAGCAACGGCTTCATTCGTGACCACGGCAGCGTCTACAATAGCCCAGAGTTTGGTtcgtcttcttcttcatcgtcgtcCAAATTCCGGATGCCAACGATGATGTTCTCGCCGCAAAACGATCTGCTGCAGGAGCAAACGCTGCACGCACGTC CTCCTGAGAAGAGGCAGCGTGTTCCTTCGGCGTACAACAGATTCATCAA GGAAGAGATACGAAGGATCAAAGCAAACAACCCCGACATTAGCCACAGGGAAGCTTTCAGCACTGCCGCAAAGAAC TGGGCACATTATCCAAACATCCATTTCGGTCTAAACCCCGAGCGCGACGGTGGCAAGAGGCTCGCCGTCGACGATGCCGCGCCGGCTGCCAAGAAGATCCAAGGTTTCTGTTCATAG